One Triplophysa dalaica isolate WHDGS20190420 chromosome 1, ASM1584641v1, whole genome shotgun sequence DNA segment encodes these proteins:
- the gc2 gene encoding retinal guanylyl cyclase 2 has translation MLRTPSAFYSLIPTWATRGLQTQNQSSYFSNYATKQTYLCVWPLWSTVIFLSLLLLPVSTATTLKVGVVGPWSCDPLFTKAQPDVAARLAVDRINNDHSLSNGITFDYVILEEDCVTSQSLARFLGFYTRASGFIGLVNPGYCEAASLLGKSWNKAVFSWSCIGYELEDTRSHPTFSRTMPLPTLVLLSFMRHFGWAHVGVISSAEDVWVETGIKLADALRAHGMPVGIVASVGNDHTSVRKTLAMVKKVKDLRLVILCMHSVLIGGTAQKLLLETAYDMRMTEGSLVFVPYDTLFYSLPYHQVAQPALRHNSKLLRAYDAMLSITIESPKEESFYHAFEKAQEQGELPRHINPQQVSPLFGTIYSSIMVMAHAVQSVRASGEWMSGGNIAQNARNLMSKGFSYTLQANSSGFGMKDYVVLDTDGLTWELQPTYRIELQTDMVRFLGRPIHFPEGGPPTTDPSCWFKQGVICSGGVNLFHTVVVFLCSFLLIFLLIGCSYFIRRRISLIQMLRGPNKILLTLNDVTFINPSLSNKKLSMDDKGSEIRVSEISERSLKSPLSEQSPATYENSNVAIYEGDWAWLKRLPYGNFQSITPYTSGIFELMNDMRHENVNTFLGFFHDCGVFAIVTEFCSRGSLEDLLLNEDVKLDWMFKSSLIMDLIKGMKYLHHRNVSHGRLKSRNCVVDGRFVLKVTDYGYNEVLEAQKFPYAEPPAEDLLWTAPEILRGSHPGLYGSLPGDVYSFSIIMQEVVMRGPPFCMLDQSVDEIVQKVRKPPPMCRPVVSPDHAPLECIVLMKQCWNEQPEKRPKFEDIFDQFKNVNKGKKTNIIDSMLRMLEQYSSNLEELIRERTEELEIEKQKTEKLLTQMLPTSVAEALKLGTTVEPEYFDSVSLYFSDIVGFTTISANSEPIEVVDLLNDLYTIFDAIIGNHDVYKVETIGDAYMVASGVPVPNGNRHAAEIANMALDILSAVGTFKMRHMPDVPVRIRIGLHTGPCVAGVVGLTMPRYCLFGDTVTTASRMESTGMPYRIHVHSDIVKILLDLKLGYKVELRARTELKGKGIEETYWLIGREGFTKPLPVPPLLKSG, from the exons ATGTTACGGACACCCAGTGCCTTTTATAGCTTAATCCCAACATGGGCCACTAGAGGACTCCAGACCCAAAACCAAAGCTCCTACTTCTCTAATTATGCAACAAAGCAAACCTACTTGTGTGTCTGGCCATTGTGGTCCACTGTAATCTTTCTGAGCCTCCTCCTGCTCCCTGTTTCCACAGCTACCACTTTAAAGGTTGGGGTGGTGGGACCTTGGTCATGTGACCCCCTCTTTACCAAAGCCCAGCCTGATGTGGCTGCACGGTTAGCTGTGGATCGCATTAATAATGATCATTCCCTCTCAAACGGCATCACATTTGATTATGTCATCCTGGAGGAGGACTGTGTGACATCACAGTCTCTCGCCCGTTTTCTTGGTTTTTATACACGTGCGTCTGGGTTTATTGGCCTTGTTAACCCAGGTTACTGTGAAGCTGCCTCTCTCCTAGGAAAGAGTTGGAATAAGGCGGTGTTTTCCTGGTCTTGCATTGGATATGAGCTGGAGGACACGCGGAGTCACCCCACTTTTTCACGCACCATGCCACTCCCCACCCTTGTGCTGCTGAGCTTCATGCGGCATTTTGGCTGGGCACATGTGGGTGTCATTTCATCAGCTGAAGATGTTTGGGTTGAGACAGGAATAAAGCTGGCCGATGCCCTGCGGGCACATGGAATGCCTGTTGGCATAGTGGCATCCGTTGGTAATGACCACACCAGTGTGCGTAAGACCCTGGCAATGGTCAAGAAGGTGAAAGATCTCCGCT TGGTCATTCTATGCATGCACTCGGTATTGATTGGTGGAACAGCCCAAAAGTTGCTATTGGAGACAGCATATGACATGCGGATGACAGAGGGTTCATTGGTGTTTGTACCTTATGATACCCTATTTTACAGTCTGCCCTACCATCAGGTAGCTCAGCCAGCCCTGCGCCACAACAGTAAACTGCTACGAGCCTATGATGCCATGCTCTCCATCACTATTGAGTCTCCAAAGGAAGAATCTTTTTATCACGCTTTTGAAAAGGCCCAGGAGCAAGGGGAACTGCCCAGGCATATTAATCCACAACAG GTGTCCCCATTGTTTGGCACCATTTACTCCTCTATTATGGTCATGGCTCATGCTGTACAAAGTGTTAGAGCTTCAGGTGAATGGATGTCTGGGGGGAACATTGCCCAGAATGCCCGTAACCTGATGTCGAAAGGCTTTAGCTATACCCTACAAGCGAATTCATCTGGGTTTGGCATGAAGGACTATGTGGTGCTGGACACTGATGGCTTAACTTGGGAGCTGCAGCCTACATATCGTATAGAGTTGCAAACAGATATGGTGCGCTTTCTGGGACGGCCGATTCATTTCCCTGAAGGTGGACCGCCCACTACAGATCCCAGCTGCTGGTTTAAACAAGGTGTTATCTGTAGTGGAG GTGTGAATCTGTTCCACACGGTTGTAGTTTTCCTCTGTTCTTTTCTGCTCATCTTCcttttgattggctgttcttACTTTATTAG GCGTAGAATTTCTCTGATTCAAATGTTGCGAGGTCCTAATAAGATCTTGCTGACTTTAAATGACGTCACATTCATCAACCCATCGCTGAGCAATAAG AAGCTGAGCATGGACGACAAGGGCAGTGAGATTAGAGTGAGCGAAATTTCAGAGCGAAGCCTCAAGTCTCCACTCTCTGAGCAATCGCCGGCCACCTATGAGAATTCAAATGTTGCTATATAtgag GGTGATTGGGCATGGCTGAAACGACTTCCATATGGAAACTTCCAGAGTATCACCCCTTACACCAGTGGTATTTTTGAGCTG ATGAATGACATGAGGCACGAGAACGTTAACACCTTCCTCGGCTTCTTCCATGACTGCGGAGTCTTTGCCATAGTAACAGAGTTCTGTTCTCGGGGCAGCTTGGAAGATCTGTTGCTAAACGAAGATGTCAAACTAGACTGGATGTTCAAATCCTCTCTTATTATGGACCTCATCAAG GGTATGAAATACCTTCACCACAGAAACGTCAGTCATGGAAGACTCAAATCAAGGAACTGTGTGGTTGATGGCCGTTTCGTGCTGAAAGTTACAGACTACGGCTATAATGAGGTGTTAGAAGCTCAGAAATTCCCTTATGCTGAACCTCCAGCTGAGG ACCTTCTATGGACTGCCCCTGAGATATTGAGAGGGTCTCACCCTGGTTTGTATGGCAGTCTCCCTGGTGATGTGTACAGTTTTTCTATCATCATGCAGGAGGTGGTAATGCGAGGGCCTCCGTTCTGCATGCTGGACCAGTCTGTTGATG AAATTGTCCAGAAGGTCCGGAAGCCTCCTCCAATGTGCCGGCCTGTTGTGTCCCCGGATCATGCTCCACTAGAGTGCATTGTGCTCATGAAGCAGTGCTGGAACGAGCAGCCGGAGAAAAGACCCAAATTTGAAGACATTTTTGACCAG TTTAAGAATGTCAATAAAGGGAAGAAGACCAACATCATTGACTCCATGTTGCGAATGTTGGAGCAGTATTCCTCTAACCTGGAAGAGCTGATCAGAGAAAGGACAGAGGAGTtggaaatagaaaaacaaaagactgaGAAACTCCTCACACAAATGTTGCCCAC GTCAGTGGCAGAGGCTCTGAAGCTTGGCACTACAGTTGAACCAGAATATTTTGACAGTGTCAGTCTCTACTTCAGTGATATTGTTGGCTTTACCACAATCTCAGCCAATAGCGAGCCTATTGAGGTGGTCGACCTCCTCAATGACCTTTACACTATTTTTGATGCTATAATTGGCAATCATGATGTTTACAAg GTGGAGACCATAGGGGATGCTTACATGGTGGCGTCAGGTGTGCCCGTGCCCAATGGAAACCGTCATGCAGCTGAGATCGCAAACATGGCCCTGGACATCCTGAGCGCAGTAGGCACCTTTAAAATGAGACATATGCCTGATGTACCTGTCCGCATCCGAATAGGGCTTCATACGG GTCCGTGTGTGGCTGGTGTGGTGGGTTTGACTATGCCACGGTACTGTCTGTTTGGAGACACAGTCACCACTGCTTCAAGAATGGAATCCACAGGAATGC CATACAGAATTCATGTCCATTCTGATATTGTGAAGATCCTGTTGGATTTGAAACTGGGTTACAAAGTAGAGTTGAGAGCCAGGACTGAACTCAAG GGAAAAGGTATTGAAGAAACCTACTGGCTCATCGGGAGGGAAGGTTTTACCAAACCACTGCCAGTACCTCCTCTACTAAAGTCAGGGTAA